A stretch of Klebsiella sp. RHBSTW-00484 DNA encodes these proteins:
- the sopA gene encoding plasmid-partitioning protein SopA, whose amino-acid sequence MGLMDTLNQCISAGHEMTKAIAIAQFNDDSPEARKITRRWRIGEAADLVGVSSQAIRDAEKAGRLPHPDMETRGRVEQRVGYTIEQINHMRDVFGTRLRRAEDAFPPVIGVAAHKGGVYKTSVSVHLAQDLALKGLRVLLVEGNDPQGTASMYHGWVPDLHIHAEDTLLPFYLGEKDDASYAIKPTCWPGLDIIPSCLALHRIETELMGKFDEGKLPADPHLMLRLAIETVAHDYDVIVIDSAPNLGIGTINVVCAADVLIVPTPAELFDYTSALQFFDMLRDLLKNVDLKGFEPDVRILLTKYSNNNGSQSPWMEEQIRDAWGSMVLKNVVRETDEVGKGQIRMRTVFEQAIDQRSSTGAWRNALSIWEPVCNEIFDRLIKPRWEIR is encoded by the coding sequence ATGGGACTCATGGATACACTCAACCAGTGCATAAGTGCTGGTCATGAAATGACGAAAGCAATCGCCATTGCACAGTTTAATGATGACAGTCCGGAAGCCCGGAAAATAACCCGGCGCTGGAGGATTGGTGAAGCGGCAGATTTAGTTGGCGTGTCATCTCAGGCTATCAGGGATGCCGAGAAAGCTGGCCGGCTGCCGCACCCTGATATGGAAACCCGTGGGAGAGTTGAGCAACGCGTTGGTTATACCATCGAACAAATCAATCACATGCGGGATGTATTTGGTACACGACTGCGCCGTGCTGAAGATGCGTTTCCGCCGGTGATTGGCGTTGCAGCTCACAAAGGTGGTGTTTACAAAACCTCAGTATCCGTTCACCTGGCTCAGGATCTTGCTCTGAAAGGACTCCGTGTTCTGCTTGTTGAAGGCAATGACCCACAGGGAACTGCTTCTATGTATCACGGATGGGTGCCCGATCTTCATATTCATGCTGAGGACACTCTCCTGCCCTTTTATCTTGGGGAAAAGGATGACGCGAGCTACGCTATAAAGCCCACCTGCTGGCCTGGCCTTGATATCATCCCGTCCTGTCTGGCACTGCACCGCATTGAAACCGAGCTGATGGGGAAATTTGACGAAGGCAAATTACCTGCTGACCCGCACCTGATGCTCCGTCTGGCCATTGAAACTGTCGCTCATGATTATGACGTGATAGTTATCGACAGCGCACCCAACCTTGGTATCGGTACGATAAATGTTGTATGCGCTGCTGATGTTCTGATTGTCCCTACTCCGGCAGAGCTGTTCGACTACACCTCCGCACTGCAGTTTTTCGATATGCTTCGTGACCTGCTTAAGAACGTGGATCTTAAAGGCTTCGAGCCAGATGTCCGTATTCTGCTTACCAAATACAGTAATAATAATGGCTCGCAGTCCCCGTGGATGGAAGAACAAATTCGGGATGCCTGGGGAAGCATGGTCCTTAAAAATGTTGTGCGCGAAACGGATGAAGTCGGCAAAGGTCAGATCCGTATGAGAACCGTTTTTGAACAGGCTATTGATCAACGTTCTTCAACCGGTGCCTGGCGTAATGCCCTCTCTATCTGGGAGCCTGTTTGCAATGAGATTTTTGATCGTCTGATTAAACCACGCTGGGAGATTAGATAA
- a CDS encoding ParB/RepB/Spo0J family plasmid partition protein produces MKRAPVIPRHTTHTQSTEDTSSPAPAAPMVDSLIARVGAMARGNAISLPVSGREVKFTLEVLRGDSVESASRVWSGNERDQELLTEDALDDLIPSFLLTGQQTPAFGRRVSDVIEIADGSRRRKAAILTESDYRVLVGELDDEQMAALSRLGNDYRPTSAYERGLRYTSRLQNEFAGNISALADAENISRKIITRCINTAKLPKSVVALFAHPGELSARSGEALQKAFADKEELLKQQAETLHDQKKAGLIFEAEEVISLLTSVLKQSPASRVNLSSRHQFAPGATALYKGDKMVLNLDKSRIPAECIEKIEAILKELEKPGV; encoded by the coding sequence ATGAAGCGTGCTCCTGTCATTCCAAGACATACCACACATACTCAATCGACTGAAGATACTTCATCACCGGCGCCGGCCGCGCCGATGGTGGATTCATTAATTGCGCGCGTGGGTGCTATGGCCCGCGGTAATGCAATCTCTCTTCCGGTAAGTGGACGGGAAGTAAAATTTACCCTTGAGGTGCTCCGGGGAGACTCTGTTGAGAGCGCTTCACGCGTATGGTCAGGCAATGAGCGCGATCAGGAACTACTTACCGAAGATGCTCTGGATGATCTCATTCCTTCATTTTTACTGACCGGTCAGCAGACTCCAGCTTTCGGCCGCCGGGTTTCTGATGTCATAGAAATTGCAGACGGCAGCCGTCGCCGTAAAGCCGCAATCCTGACGGAAAGTGATTATCGCGTTCTGGTTGGTGAACTGGACGATGAGCAGATGGCTGCATTGTCCCGACTGGGTAACGATTATCGGCCGACGAGTGCTTATGAACGTGGCCTGCGTTATACTAGCCGGCTGCAGAATGAGTTTGCAGGAAATATTTCTGCGCTTGCCGATGCGGAAAACATTTCTCGTAAGATCATTACCCGCTGTATTAATACGGCCAAACTGCCTAAATCCGTTGTTGCCCTGTTTGCACATCCTGGAGAACTGTCTGCCCGGTCAGGTGAAGCCCTTCAGAAGGCTTTTGCAGATAAAGAAGAATTACTGAAGCAGCAGGCTGAGACTCTCCACGATCAGAAGAAAGCGGGACTAATCTTTGAAGCTGAAGAGGTCATTAGTCTTTTAACATCCGTACTGAAACAATCTCCCGCATCAAGAGTTAATCTGAGCTCACGTCATCAGTTTGCTCCAGGGGCAACAGCATTGTATAAGGGCGATAAAATGGTGCTTAACCTGGATAAGTCCCGCATTCCTGCGGAGTGTATAGAGAAAATAGAAGCCATTCTTAAGGAGCTTGAGAAACCAGGAGTCTGA